AATCGGCAATATGAGGCCTATCAACGTGTGGTCCGAATGCAGGATAAAATGAATCAGGATGCGCCCGCAACCTTAGGGCGTCTCAGTTAAAGGAGTCTTTATGTCTCTCAATGCTTTATATGCTGCCGCCACCGGGATGGACGCCCAGATGACGAAGATGAATAATATCTCGAATAACATCTCGAACATGAACACGAGTGGCTACAAGGCTTCCAAAGAGAGTTTTGAAGATTTGATGTATCAGGACCTAAAAGCGCCCGGGACAAAAAATGGGGCCAATACTATTTCTCCAGTGGGAATACAGCTTGGAAGCGGAACACATCTGACGGGTGTTTATAAAAATTTCACCGAAGGCGAATTGACTCAGAGCAACCGCGAATTGGATATCGCTATTCAAGGCAATGGTTTTTTTGAAGTGACACAGGATAATGGAGATAAGGCTTACACCCGTGATGGAAGTTTTCGAGTGAATGCCGATGGTGTGATTGTCACCAATGCCGGCTATGTGGTGCAACCCTCCATTACTATTCCCAACGATGCAACTTCTGTCACGATTGCCAAAGATGGTACCGTAACCGCGATATTGGCGGGCAGTACCGCCGCCCAGGAAATTGGAAAAATGCAAGTGAGTCTGTTTCGAAATCCTTCCGGCTTAAAGGCCTTGGGCGGAAATTTGCTCATTCCCTCCGATGCCTCGGGAACAGCCACAGCGGTCACTCCGGGACAAACAGGTTCGGGAACGCTCAACCAGGGATTTCTGGAAAGCTCGAATGTCAATATTGCAGAGGAATTGATCAACATGATTGTGGCGCAAAGAACCTATGAGGCCAATTCAAAGGTCATGACCACTGCGAATGAAATGATGAAAACATCGACCAATATTATTTAATTTTTTATGAAAAATTCATTTCTAAAAATCCAAATATTTTCATCGCTGCTGCTTTTTGGCTCTGCCCTACACGGTGCCGAAAACTGGAATCTTTCTTTAAGCTCCTCGACCCTGGGGGATCCTCAGCGATTATTTTTTAAGGAAGTAGTGGATAAGCAGAAAACCTCTCCCGCTCTTCTGGAGAAATATGGGAATCTGGTTTTGCCTCCGGTGAGCACGTCGGGCCTTCAAGCTGCTCAGGTCATGGTTTTTTTGGGGAAGGTAGGGGCGCCCTTGAACAAGATTCAATTGATTTCTCCACCGGGACAAAAAGTCTCCTTGAGTCCAAAGAGTGTGGTTTTGCAAAAAATTCGGGAGGCCGTGATTCAAAAGGCCGCAGAAATGCACCAAGTAGAACCCAAATCCATTCTGCTGGAAATTAGTGAAGTTCCCGAAGACTTGCCGGCCCCAGACGGTTTTTCTCGCCTGCAAGTGGAACTGACTTCTCCCTATGTGAAGGCCAATTTTCTGGGTCAAAACGGGGAGATTTTGAAGAGTTCCCAATTCACTGCAAAGGTTTTGATTCGCAGTTCGGTGCTTCTTGCCAAGAAGGCGCTGATGCCTTCTCAAAGTATTGGCCCCGAAGATTTTGAAGAAAAACAACAAGACCTCGAAAGTATACAGGGCTTGGTGAGAGGCTTGTCCGAATTAAAAGATGCCCATTGGAATTTGTCTCAAGGTCTCGAAGTGGGATCACTTTTACGGCGGGAATATCTGCAAAAGGCAACGTCTCTGCAAAAAGGAGCCTTGGTCAGCTTGGTCAAGCGTAGCCCCCAGTTTCAAATCCAAACCTTGGCGCGTGTGAAAGAGGTGTTGGGAAATGGGGAGATGGTGCTGGTCGAAAATCTGGATACTAAAAAAGAAATTACTGCAAAAACATTGAGTTCAACCGAAGTTGAGGTGGTTCAATGATGAAAAAAATATTCAAAGCGTCGCCTCCAGTAGGGGAATACGTACGTCCTGAGAGTTCTTTAGCAACTGTTCTCTCAGAGCCTGCTCCCAGGAAAACTATTCCCCTACTTTTTTT
The sequence above is drawn from the Deltaproteobacteria bacterium genome and encodes:
- a CDS encoding flagella basal body P-ring formation protein FlgA encodes the protein MKNSFLKIQIFSSLLLFGSALHGAENWNLSLSSSTLGDPQRLFFKEVVDKQKTSPALLEKYGNLVLPPVSTSGLQAAQVMVFLGKVGAPLNKIQLISPPGQKVSLSPKSVVLQKIREAVIQKAAEMHQVEPKSILLEISEVPEDLPAPDGFSRLQVELTSPYVKANFLGQNGEILKSSQFTAKVLIRSSVLLAKKALMPSQSIGPEDFEEKQQDLESIQGLVRGLSELKDAHWNLSQGLEVGSLLRREYLQKATSLQKGALVSLVKRSPQFQIQTLARVKEVLGNGEMVLVENLDTKKEITAKTLSSTEVEVVQ
- the flgG gene encoding flagellar basal-body rod protein FlgG produces the protein MSLNALYAAATGMDAQMTKMNNISNNISNMNTSGYKASKESFEDLMYQDLKAPGTKNGANTISPVGIQLGSGTHLTGVYKNFTEGELTQSNRELDIAIQGNGFFEVTQDNGDKAYTRDGSFRVNADGVIVTNAGYVVQPSITIPNDATSVTIAKDGTVTAILAGSTAAQEIGKMQVSLFRNPSGLKALGGNLLIPSDASGTATAVTPGQTGSGTLNQGFLESSNVNIAEELINMIVAQRTYEANSKVMTTANEMMKTSTNII